The following are encoded together in the Zingiber officinale cultivar Zhangliang chromosome 8A, Zo_v1.1, whole genome shotgun sequence genome:
- the LOC122009599 gene encoding protein DJ-1 homolog D-like, with amino-acid sequence MARRVLLLCGDYVEDYEVMVPFQALQAYGVIVDAVCPGKKAGEVCRTSIHQLSGHQTYSESRGHNFTLNATFDEIEVSKYDGIIIPGGRAPEYLAMDDVVVKLVSKFHDSTKTIASICHGQLILAAADVVKDRQCTAYPTVKPALVAAGAHWVEPETMAKCVSHDHLITGGTYDCHPELIRLFVQALGGSITGSNKRILFLCGDYMEDYEVMVPFQALQALGCDVAAVCPNKAAGEKCLTAIHDFEGDQTYSEKPGHDFSLTASFEGLDASSYDALVIPGGRAPEYLAVNGEVISLVREFMNGGKPVASICHGQVILAAAGVLKGRKCTAYPAVKLNVVLAGATWLEPDPIDRCFTDGNLVTGAAWPGHPEFVSQLMALLGIKVTF; translated from the exons ATGGCGAGGAGAGTTTTGCTACTGTGTGGTGACTATGTGGAGGATTATGAG GTTATGGTGCCATTTCAAGCACTTCAAGCATATGGAGTTATTGTTGATGCAGTTTGTCCTGGTAAGAAGGCTGGTGAAGTGTGCCGCACTAGCATCCATCAGCTTTCTGGTCACCAG ACGTATTCTGAATCAAGAGGGCACAATTTCACACTTAATGCAACATTTGATGAAATTGAAGTAAGCAAATATGATGGGATAATTATTCCTGGAGGTCGAGCACCAGAATACCTTGCAATGGATGATGTGGTTGTGAAGTTAGTATCCAAGTTCCATGATTCCACCAAGACAATTGCATCTATTTGCCATGGACAGTTGATTTTAGCAGCTGCAGATGTGGTTAAAGACAGGCAATGCACAGCCTACCCTACGGTGAAACCTGCTCTTGTTGCGGCTGGTGCCCACTGGGTGGAACCAGAAACAATGGCAAAATGTGTTTCTCATGATCATCTTATAACAGGAGGAACATATGACTGTCACCCTGAGTTAATCCGTCTTTTCGTCCAAGCATTAGGAGGCTCAATAACAGGTTCAAATAAGCGAATTCTGTTTCTTTGTGGG GATTACATGGAGGACTATGAAGTTATGGTTCCATTTCAGGCACTTCAAGCTCTTGGTTGTGATGTTGCTGCTGTCTGTCCGAATAAAGCTGCAGGCGAAAAATGTCTGACTGCTATCCATGACTTTGAGGGTGACCAAACTTACAGCGAAAAGCCTGGCCATGATTTTTCCCTTACTGCATCTTTTGAAGGCTTGGATGCTTCAAGTTATGATGCCCTTGTAATACCTGGTGGGCGAGCCCCTGAATACCTTGCAGTAAATGGGGAAGTAATATCTTTGGTGAGAGAATTTATGAATGGGGGAAAACCTGTTGCATCAATTTGCCATGGACAAGTGATATTGGCTGCTGCTGGTGTTCTCAAG GGAAGGAAGTGCACAGCATACCCTGCAGTGAAGCTCAATGTGGTTCTGGCAGGAGCAACATGGTTGGAACCAGATCCAATTGATCGTTGCTTCACCGATGGCAACTTGGTCACTGGCGCTGCTTGGCCTGGCCATCCAGAGTTCGTCTCTCAGCTTATGGCTTTGCTGGGTATCAAAGTAACCTTCTAG